The following DNA comes from Ricinus communis isolate WT05 ecotype wild-type chromosome 10, ASM1957865v1, whole genome shotgun sequence.
AAGAGGAAGCTAAGCGACATTGAAATGGTCGCTTTATGCAATGAGTTTCTATTTGGAGGATCAGACACTACTGGCAATGTCATTCAATGGATAATGGCGAATTTGGTGATGTACCAACATATTCAAGAGAAGTTATTTGTGGAGATTAAAGGAGTTGTCGGTGATGCAGAGAAGGAGATAAAAGAAGATGATTTGCAGAAGATGCCATATCTAAAAGCTGTAGTTTTAGAAGGGCTAAGAAGGCACCCACCAACACATTTCTTGTTGCCACATGCGGTGACTGAAGACGTGATGTTGGGTGGATATTTAGTGCCCAAAAAGGGGTCTGTAAATTTCATGGTAGCAGATATCGGGTGGGATCCAAAGGTATGGGAGGATCCAATGGTGTTTAACCCTGAGAGATTCATTGGTGGAGAAGCGTTTGATATAGCGGGAATCAAGGAGATTAAGATGATGCCATTTGGAGCAGGAAGGAGGATGTGCCCTGGATATGGATTGGCTTTACTTCATTTGGAGTATTTTGTGGCCAATTTGGTTTGGAATTTTGAGTGGAAGGCTGTTGATGGAAATGATATTGACTTGTCACAGAAGCAAGAGGTTACAATGGTGATGAAGAATCCATTGGAGGTTCGCATATCTCCTAGGTTAAGCAGTATAATATAAGGGGAAGTAAAAATTGCGGTCTGCAATTGTTTATTAAGTATAAAACAAGTTCTCATACTTCAGTAGATTAATAAGACGAGGGAAACTTCTTGTTTGTTCGTTCGACAGTAAAAATGATTATCGCTATTTTGATgccttatttctttatttttaaattatattattatttcataatcataatatatacaaaaataccaataaaaagattatataaatttgcTGAAGATGGTGAAAATGAAggttaattttgttatttttcttaattgaataTAACGTCTGACAATCTGAAAACCTAAtaggaaaaatataaagagatattcatattatattttttactatttgaATAATAACGAATTtagttcaaataaaattacagtttaattttaaatttattaaattagaaaactaatgaTAAAAACTGAATGTAATAGCagcaataattaatttaattagtaagaTTTACGTGCAAATATTTGCGAGACGTTGAGGAAGattttgttttcaatttttgaagttaattattgttattagtGAAGATAATTGTTGTTACTGCTGTTATTAAAGATAATATGGatattaaatatcatatattagtattttattgaAAGATAAGTCACATCAAACGAATTTGAGTGCGAAATTTCACTTATTTTAGTTCGCCATTGCTATACCAACACATCAACGAGTGCTCACTTAATCCTCAAAGACAAAagttttatatctttttcctAATTTGACATTTTTGCACAAGTTCCTGGGTCCAAGTTGAATCTTTAAGTTGCCCATCCAATAGCAACCATTAGTGACGACATCTCCTTTGACATTagcaatcaaaaaattaaagaaacgTACCCCATCATGATTAATTTACCTATGGATATActgaaatatacaattcagtATATTCGAGAGGCCGAGAAGACGCGCAACTGGAGAACATCATAACGCATTAATTCCGAGTAGGAAAGCTTTCCCTTCCAGGTGACCTTAAAATCAACCTCAAATCCCTCAAAGAATATAATCCTATTTCCCATTATCAAATCCACTgacaacaaaagaagaaaaaaatggaaacCTGGTTCCTCATCATCGTCACTCTCTGCATCTCTTCTCTCATCAAATCCcttttcaatcttttttttcaatCCAAGAAGCAGAGCCTCCCTCCAGGTCCTGTTAAGTTCCCCATCATAGGCAACGTTCTATGGCTTCGAAAATCCTTCTTCGAGCTCGAATCAATCATCCGCTCTCTCCACAAAGAACTGGGCCCTATGATCACTCTCCACATCGGTTCCCGCCCCAACATCTTCATCGCTGATCGCTCTCTTGCCCATCAAGCCTTAGTCCGAAACGGAACAGTTTTTGCTAATCGACCGCGAGCTCCTGCTACTACTAAAATTACTACTCACAATCAACATAGTGTCAATTCCGCCTTTTATGGTCCTACTTGGCGTCTCCTTCGCAGGAATCTTACGTCCGAAATCCTCCATCCTTCGCGGGTTAAGTCTTACTCTCATGCGCGCAAATGGGTGCTCGAAATCCTCCTCAATCGCTTTGAATCGCAGTCCAAATCTGGGGACCCTGTTCTTGTTGTAGATAATTTTCAATACGCCATGTTTTGTTTATTAGTGCTTATGTGTTTTGGAGACAAGCTAGATCAAAAACAGATTGAGGAAATAGAGAGAGTAGAGCGTACAGGGCTTCTGAGTATTCGTAGATTCGATAAGCTTAATTTCATGCCACGGTTGACAAAGATTGTGTTTAGGAAACGATGGTCCGAGTTCTTGCAGCTACAAAAGGACCGAGAAGAGGTTTTGATCCCGTTGATAAGAGCAAGAAAGAAGGTGAATGAAGAGATAAAAAGCAAGAATTGCAATAATGAGTTTGTCTTATCTTATGTTGACACCTTGTTTGATCTACAACTTCCTGACGAGAAAAGAAAGCTTAGAGAGAAGGAAATGGTTGCTTTATGCAACGAGTTTCTGAATGCCGGCACGGATACTACTTCCACTGCCCTGCAATGGGTCATGGCAAATTTGGTCAAATACCCATATATTcaagaaaagctttttatgGAGATTAAAAGTGTTGTTGCtgatggagaagaagaagtaaAAGAAGATGATTTGCAAAAGATGTCATATTTGAAAGCTGTAATTTTAGAAGGTCTAAGGAGGCACCCGCCAACTCATTTTGTGTTGCCACATGCTGTGACTGAAGATGTAGTTTTGGGTAAATATTTAGTACCCAAAAATGCCAATATAAACTTCATGGTAGCAGAAATGGGTTGGGATCCGGAGGTGTGGGAGGAGCCCATGGCATTTAAGCCTGAAAGATTTATGGGCAGTGATAGTAATGGAGAAGTGTTTGATATAACTGGAAGCAGGGAAATTAAGATGATGCCATTTGGTGTAGGAAGGAGGATTTGCCCAGGATACGGATTGGCATTACTTCATTTGGAGTATTTTGTGGCTAATTTAGTTTGGAATTTCCAGTGGAAAGCTATTGATGGAGATGATATTGATCTGTCCGAGAAGCAACAATTCACAATTGTGATGAAGAATCCATTGCAGGCTCACATTTCTCCCAGgttcaaaagaaataatcatAATATCTAGTGGTTTACTTGTGTTCCCTGTGTAATTCCTGTTGGAATTGAAAAATTAGTTTTCAGTCTAATTGTTTCAAAAGTTTTAGTACAGCAAGGTGATATTATATGTTTTCTGCTTGTGGATTGGTACATAAGGATgtcaatgaaaataaattagaaagtaAACTTTTGCAAATGGAGAATTTGGTATATAATTGATCCAAAGATTTTCTTCCAAAAACAGAGATAATGAGATTTTCACTTGCTAGTTCAGTTTACTCTTTGCAGGAATCTTGAAAACAAATCTAAAAGATGTTTATATGTAATCGCAGGATCAAGCATTCTTTAGTGagaattttgattttgttcAGAAGATTAGAGGTGTAGACCACTAGACCCAAATGTTATTTCGAATGTCATGATTCATACAGGATGGAAGTGTGCCTGAGGATTGGAATGTTCATTTACTTGGAACAGTTGAATAACAAAGTTCTTTTTTAGTTGTTCTATAGACCCTTTCAAAGTTTTTCTATACATCACGTATCATTCAATCTAAGTAAGAGTTACAAAAGTAAACTCTTCACTAGAACATTATAGGCTTAATTAcctcttaatttttaacttttaacaACTATTTTATACTATCAAGTTTAAATCCGGTGATTTATACTAATGTgtgattttaactttttttaaaaattagaataaatcaGCAATCAATGCTACCtcattctattttaaattcaaacaCATATAAATTGAACCATGAAGGTTTAGCACTCAGGAGAGTGAATTTCCCTGTTGAGAAGTAGAATCAGGGAATGCAGCATCAAAAGTAAAATGCCTCTTCAACCTAAGATAATCATTCTCATGAACAATCTCAGTCAGATAAACATCTTTTCCTTCTGGCCAAGTCTCACAACCACCGAAATTCGACTTCCACCATCATCATTTTTCTCTGAAACGGCCTCCAATTTTTCCACTTGTTGCACCTAAGAAACCCTCTTGGTTTTGATTTGTGCCACTGAACTTCCCATTGAAAGCTTCCTTGCAACTGTATTTAAAACATTAGCCTTTCTTAAACCTGTAGAGAACCTAATAACACGACCTGGACCCATCACAAAATTCTCCTTAGGTGGTTGTGGTAACACAAAAGTTCCTGTGACTATGGAATTAGGCTTCGCATTAGGCAATGTAGTCGTGCAGGCACTCTATTCTCTCTCATTACATTATCTTGCTCTGAATTCTTTCTAGGGAATAGGGACAAGTATAAAAAGGGTCTCTAGTTTTTATTTGTGATGAAAAACTACTTTGTGACATATTctcttaataaattattatttattgactCTAATCTAGTTtcatatttttacaatttcgtatcctgtattttttataatattttttattttatgtgttatattttttgattcttagaactaaattaaattaataatataaattttttataaggtatttctcaaattaaattaaattttaatacaagaaTTATTTTGAAgcaattaactaattattttggacttaaaataaatgatagcaatatatttttataatttatatttaaattaaaagatgaattttaaataatttttaagtttatttatgaatatttaagtatataagtatgtaatattattatagaagTATTTATTATCGATAATTCATCTTATATTAGtatcaattcataaaatattaatcctaTAAATTGATTGATATTATGTAAGaggcaaataaaataaaacataaggTATGAAAATGTTACAAAAccataaaatatgaaattataaaaatataaaatcacatTAAAGCCAATAAACAGCGTTAGTATATTTGacactaatttatttataaataaattaagataacTTTTTGTCACAAAATAAACcagatatttaattttataaatgaatgaaacaatgatataatttttcttatatacttTATCccttctctttattttatttaagatcATTCTCTCTTCTCTTCCAAAAATTAACAAGATCCATACTTGGTGTGTCATCGCTTCATTTCAGGTTTAGGAAACTGGTTCCTATAAGCACAAGAAGCTCTTTGTTGCTGTTCATTTAACAGAGTTAAAGCTTTCATCTTTTCTATCAAGCCATGAAATGGGTTTCTCATTGGtgaacattaatattattatgggCCTCTTACTGATCTGATCTTCTGGTTCTTTCATATCCTTTTTGTGCCATTTTATTCACGGTTGTTTTGGGACTTGGTTGATACTGGCTTTTTATAGTTATCTCCCTGTTCAAACATACCCAGATGGTTTTTCTCTGACTcagttcaataaaatatatggttaattactttaaattcTCTGATTTTTTCtggtttttaataattaattataatatccTTTTCATTTGATGAAATTAATTGTTATCTCATTCTTcagatttttctattaatcagtcttatttttatctaaaatctTGTAAATAGAAAACTCTTAACAtccttgaattttattaaaccaCACTAATAGGTCCTTCTgttcttaataattaattttaacatctttctgattttgatgctaatataattaattcaaatttataatttaaataataatttaaattttataaaagagatattagtcatttttatatttgaaaatttattagccatttcaatatttaaaatttaatttataacttattaaaagaatattaaaaaattaaaatttgtcctaaaatactttaattaattatataaataccttacataaaattgtataaaaaatatgaatgaatattatattctattctttagatatataaataaattctacaaAACATTTAGTAaggataaattaatattttaattttagataatatttacTTATTGACTGAAAGATGTAACGTAATAAAACGAGAggatattaaaatcaattattgaaattataagaatttactaatataatttgataaaacttaagaatgttaaaatatttaagagtatttttagaatttttatttatagttaacatctatttttgacataatagttttatagtttaaagaaataaagattatggataattattgaaaataaaaagacgtataaatataatataataaaactcgtgaagattaaaataataaagcatGCTcgttataagaaattaaaaaaagggTTATACTTAGAGGATGAAGGAATTGATACtcaattattttatcagtTGGAAGGTTGTAAATTGATACCTAATTAGTTCCCACGCCTAAAGCAATGTCCAATATAATAAGAATCTGATAATCTTACTTATTAGTGTTATATCATACATTTCCTATCTCATAAaccaatatttctttttttcttctacaCAGACATTCACATCTCTGTGTTGCAcgttatttattttcttaatgattGATTGATGATCAATGTATaatgtataatttataagatatgaatcttcattttcattcaaactaaatatttcttaattctattttaaatcagtttcaaaagaatttcttgttatagaaaattatattaattaagataatttatggatcgatttaaataattgtatcatttaaatatatgtaCATTGacaccaaaaatataaatatgtatattctGGTTGATAgttgtattaaattattatgttaAGTTAGTTTTCAATCTAACAAATATTGAAAACTTTTGcctatttattcaaattaaattgatttagaTACCCAGCTAAATAGCTCAGATTAAGTGAGAGTTCTCGTTATCAGCAGAAACCTTTGTGATATAGAACCAAAGCTAAGCTAGCATTAGCTGCAAACCAAAAATGGAGATTGAAAAAATTTCTGAAAGATTCATTAAACCCTCTTCCCCAACACCTCCTCATCTTAAAACCTACAAGATTTCTCTAATAGATCAGTTTCTAATGTATGGTATCGACATCCCCATGCTCTTCTTCTATTCCAACCAACCTGCCAATCCCATTGCCATTGATGATTTCATCTCAAAGAGATCACAATTGCTGAAGCAATCTTTGTCCGAAACCTTAATACATTATTACCCACTTGCAGGAAGAATTAAAGACCACCTTTCTGTTGATTGTAACGATGAAGGTGTATGTTACGTGGAGGCCCAAGCTAATATTACTTTATCTGGATATTTTAGCCAACCTGATTATCTCACTTTAATGGACAGCTTGTTGCCAAGACAGGTCAGTTGCTCTGCATCATCCCCCGGATCATATGTTGTCACGATTCAGGTAACCACCTTTGTATGTGGTAGCATCACTATTGGTCTGTTTGGTGCACACATGATCATGGACGCAGCCGGGTTGATTTCGTTTGTGAAAGCTTGGGCTGCCACTCTGTGCAACTCTAGAAAAGAAACCGCAACTCCCAGTTTTCACGGAGCATCTATTTTTCCACCATATGATGCATTCCCGAGAGATGCAACTATGGCATCTTTTGATGAACCCTTTCTCAAAACAGGGAAGCTTGCTGCAAGGACGTTTGTGTTTGACGCGTCGACTATTTCCAATCTCAAGGCCCAAGCTACCAATTCAAGCGTGGAAAACCCAACACGGATTGAGGTggtttcttcatttctttttgaatgCATCTCGGCTGTCCTCAGGGCAAAGTCAGGTACTGATAAGCCATTTGCATTCACGTTTCTTGTGAGTTGGAAGCGAAAAGCTATACCACCACTGCCAGAAAACTTATTTGGAAACTTTATTTGGATGGCCTCTGGTCTATCCTCCCCTGAGCAAACTAAACTATCTAGTTTAGTGTGCAAAGTGAGGGAAACAATAAGTAAAATTGGCACTGATTTTGTTAAGGATATACGAAGTGAATCAAGTGATGGAGCATTCTCAATGCTTTCTGAGACGATCACAGGTACTCGTAGAAAATTTACCAGCTCAACACTTACCAATGGCGTGAATTTTGTCATGGCTAGTAGTTTGTGTAACTTGGGCCTATATGATGTTGATTTTGGATGGGGAAAGCCATTGTGGGTTACTTGCGTTGACGTACCGGTTAATTCCTCTTCTGCTGATCATGAGTTCTTGAATTCTGTGGCTTTTATGGATTCAAGAACGGGGAAAGGAATTGAAGCATGGGTATTCATGGATGAAGAAGACTTAGTTTTACTGGAGAAATATGAAAAGCTCCTTGCATATGCTTCCGCTACCCCAAATCCTCTGAAACCAGACTTGCACGTTTCTCATTCATGAACGAGAAAGATCTGGACTTTCTGGTATATGTTTTCCCTCAATTCAGAACTCCTCTATGTATTTCTCAGAGTTAGTGTCTGGAACTGAATAATCATCTGCTGCCGAGGTCTCCAGCGTTTCGTGCTGCTTTGCGGTGGTACAGTATTTCTTTGGATGTCTGATGgtgttttattttctgtgtTTGGTTTTTCTCCTTTCCCCTGATGTTAATTGATTCAGTATAATGTTTTgtattgaaataaattatggCCTCGTTATTCTGCAATCATAGATTCAtcattttgattaaatatcaaattaatcaaCTGATATATTTGGTTTATTAACAACAATCCATAAATTTGAtgagtaatttttaaattaatcctTAATTGTgaaaactattaaattaaaattatgaatatgaaatatTGTTTATTAAAAACATAGGTTTACAACTGAATGATATAAACACAACCATATAAAgtacttatttaattatttaactctttacgtaatattataaaagaaaaaaaatatataagtttcaGTTGCAAATGTAAAggctaataattttagttaatttttaatataactctattaatattagttgcattttatttatacataataaattagtttcaCAATGCACTAACATTATGTGCaagtaattaagaattaaaagaatctttgagatattaaaaatttgagataatatagtttcattatttaacaactttaaatatataattcttttcagACAAAAATAGGCACGTGATTACAAATTAAgacagaaaaatatattttactgtTAAAAAGTCTTGATTTACAAggatctaattatttttacaccGATcgactattattattatattgtctGTATTTGATAATGTGAGTTTTGAGTCTAACAACTCATAGTTTcaatatttgacaattaaattatgatttaaaGAATCATCAATCTGATGATATCAATTTAACAGTCAAATATAACATTTTGAGTAGTTAAGCTctaaattcatattatcaaatacaataaatatgataataatagcTGATCGGaataaaaattgttaaatataagtaaattttaaaattaaattatataaaatttaataatattattctaaatataagtaattttaaaatgtttaaattttattgaattaaattatattaaaaataaaaaaactagagcaagaaaaataatattattttaattagatactaaaactaacttgtactaaatataaaattttattctaatttaataataaaattaattttggacgAATTTAATACTTGATAGTAAgttcaaaaatcaaattttaatattaaattattaatttagtctttAGAATAACATGGAAGggataataattagttttattaaaacttagaaggattttaatataataaaaaaattacaaagacCGACTCATATATTAGACCAAACCATATAAGTAAGTAGTATATAACCCTCTTAGATATCATTAAATACTTTTCTCATTGTTTAAACTCattagaatattattattattattgttattattattagtagtaTTATTACTTATCCATTTCTTAATGCCCTATACTCACAAATTacatgaatataaatttatttattatttcaattatacagaaaatgtataattaatactttgttcttttaagggataattaaatttttggtGTTTGAACTTACAAGAAATGATAATAGAATGGctgaatttctaaaactaacaattaagtaTGTCAATCtgtaaaaaaatcataaaatagtATTTCTAGCAAgtgatttttaagttttttttttttaaattcttgcAGTGATAGATAAGAGCAAAAATTATTGAACattgtcaaaaattaaaatagatgtATAAATGATATGGACTTAGAGTAAATTTTatctcatatatattttttgaacttttttttCTCAACTCGCTTTctctaacttttaattttttttttatctcttatTTCGCTCTTTTtatattgtaaatatatatatatatatatatatatataagactGATAGTGATCTTTACTTATGTCATAAGAGTTAATGTAGAGAAAAAGTTGTGGACTAACAGAAATTCAGTAATCCAAATCTCTAATCTGCAATTTAGTAATCCTAATTTTTAATCTCTAATTCAtgaattctaatattttacttttatggatatttattttttacggATAAGTTTATCGCTATTGTAACACATCATTACCGCatgtttgttatttttcatcttatttaatttaaaagatctag
Coding sequences within:
- the LOC112535583 gene encoding vinorine synthase, which translates into the protein MEIEKISERFIKPSSPTPPHLKTYKISLIDQFLMYGIDIPMLFFYSNQPANPIAIDDFISKRSQLLKQSLSETLIHYYPLAGRIKDHLSVDCNDEGVCYVEAQANITLSGYFSQPDYLTLMDSLLPRQVSCSASSPGSYVVTIQVTTFVCGSITIGLFGAHMIMDAAGLISFVKAWAATLCNSRKETATPSFHGASIFPPYDAFPRDATMASFDEPFLKTGKLAARTFVFDASTISNLKAQATNSSVENPTRIEVVSSFLFECISAVLRAKSGTDKPFAFTFLVSWKRKAIPPLPENLFGNFIWMASGLSSPEQTKLSSLVCKVRETISKIGTDFVKDIRSESSDGAFSMLSETITGTRRKFTSSTLTNGVNFVMASSLCNLGLYDVDFGWGKPLWVTCVDVPVNSSSADHEFLNSVAFMDSRTGKGIEAWVFMDEEDLVLLEKYEKLLAYASATPNPLKPDLHVSHS
- the LOC8284298 gene encoding cytochrome P450 89A2; amino-acid sequence: METWFLIIVTLCISSLIKSLFNLFFQSKKQSLPPGPVKFPIIGNVLWLRKSFFELESIIRSLHKELGPMITLHIGSRPNIFIADRSLAHQALVRNGTVFANRPRAPATTKITTHNQHSVNSAFYGPTWRLLRRNLTSEILHPSRVKSYSHARKWVLEILLNRFESQSKSGDPVLVVDNFQYAMFCLLVLMCFGDKLDQKQIEEIERVERTGLLSIRRFDKLNFMPRLTKIVFRKRWSEFLQLQKDREEVLIPLIRARKKVNEEIKSKNCNNEFVLSYVDTLFDLQLPDEKRKLREKEMVALCNEFLNAGTDTTSTALQWVMANLVKYPYIQEKLFMEIKSVVADGEEEVKEDDLQKMSYLKAVILEGLRRHPPTHFVLPHAVTEDVVLGKYLVPKNANINFMVAEMGWDPEVWEEPMAFKPERFMGSDSNGEVFDITGSREIKMMPFGVGRRICPGYGLALLHLEYFVANLVWNFQWKAIDGDDIDLSEKQQFTIVMKNPLQAHISPRFKRNNHNI